In Candidatus Binataceae bacterium, one genomic interval encodes:
- a CDS encoding NAD(P)-binding domain-containing protein, with protein MSWIVSGFALTVLAAMLLASHRSYQPGALLADHAQLDSDCGSCHEPWHGPTNRGCIACHGKLRSTNKHTRIDPTDKATGLIPGHRLKLFDSQLSCRSCHSEHQGATVDVKTTAAAACTFCHQHYDIQAVDKHRAATLTRPVSFDHMFANPFSHIEHRVLLASSQPARPFSCTSCHLVEPVQPGAAERMSLRWSGCAGTQCHVQPQGGDLDLPANLGVAPSTLPFNIRPAHLNAVFVHSAGHLQTACEGCHTQTGNSKEPEDSAALTVSQCFSCHAHQALPAGATRAQTDHLWSAVAWGAPAVQRRVVACGQCHLFHVYGMVPLHDFPKPAPRFPAHPRAIITINVPTLAMARAPLIKLVWYPHHLQPWWLGAVAGVGVALLLAGYIATLPPQPEAAAKSGVAPQRGHQFPVLDDTFETNLANLYVVGEAAGTASINLAMRSGRQVVQAIATRLRHLNPPPQANLYDVVIVGCGPSGLAATATAKSMGLKYLNLEKLTPAATLRSYPRAKFVQATPIEVEEYGSFFLEGDNSREQLILEWEKIIRQMGLVINEREEVVEVRTEPDFFRLRTRRGNTYQARFVVLAIGVRGNPRRLNLPGEEVAGRVHYNLIEPAEFTQQHILVVGGGNGGAEVAQALADPKLGNTVSYSFRSPALSNVTPFNAERIAALRASGRIALYPGTVLVAIESGRAVMERTGTGRAEPISLKNDVIFAMLGAELPISFFRAIGIKLAPRGR; from the coding sequence CGATAAGGCCACGGGCCTCATCCCGGGCCACCGCTTGAAGCTGTTCGACAGTCAGCTTAGTTGCCGCAGTTGCCACAGCGAGCATCAAGGCGCGACAGTGGATGTAAAGACAACCGCCGCTGCAGCCTGCACTTTCTGCCATCAGCACTACGACATCCAGGCCGTTGACAAGCATCGCGCTGCCACCCTGACCCGGCCAGTGAGCTTCGATCACATGTTCGCAAATCCCTTCAGCCACATCGAGCATCGTGTCCTGCTGGCCTCGTCTCAGCCAGCCCGCCCCTTTAGCTGCACCTCCTGCCATTTGGTCGAGCCGGTGCAGCCGGGAGCGGCAGAGCGGATGAGCTTGCGCTGGAGCGGATGCGCAGGCACGCAGTGCCATGTACAGCCGCAGGGAGGCGACCTGGATTTGCCGGCCAACTTGGGAGTAGCGCCTTCCACCCTGCCGTTCAACATCAGGCCCGCCCATCTCAATGCCGTGTTTGTCCATTCTGCCGGCCATTTGCAGACCGCCTGCGAGGGTTGTCACACCCAGACCGGCAACAGCAAGGAGCCCGAGGACAGCGCGGCGCTTACGGTCAGTCAGTGCTTTAGCTGCCACGCCCATCAGGCGCTTCCCGCCGGCGCAACCCGGGCGCAGACCGATCACCTGTGGAGCGCAGTGGCATGGGGCGCGCCGGCGGTCCAACGGCGGGTGGTGGCTTGCGGCCAATGCCATCTGTTTCATGTCTACGGGATGGTTCCGCTGCATGATTTTCCCAAGCCGGCGCCGCGTTTTCCGGCCCATCCGCGCGCCATCATCACGATCAATGTGCCAACCCTGGCGATGGCGCGGGCACCGCTTATCAAGCTGGTCTGGTATCCCCATCATCTGCAACCTTGGTGGCTGGGTGCGGTGGCGGGGGTCGGGGTCGCGCTGCTGTTGGCAGGTTACATCGCCACGCTCCCGCCCCAACCCGAGGCGGCGGCAAAAAGCGGGGTGGCGCCCCAGCGCGGCCATCAGTTTCCGGTCCTCGATGATACGTTCGAGACCAACCTGGCCAATCTCTATGTGGTAGGTGAGGCCGCGGGTACCGCCTCGATCAACTTAGCGATGCGCTCGGGGCGCCAGGTGGTGCAAGCGATCGCGACCCGCCTGCGCCATCTCAATCCGCCTCCCCAGGCCAACTTGTATGACGTAGTAATCGTCGGCTGCGGCCCCTCAGGCCTGGCCGCCACTGCCACCGCCAAGAGCATGGGGTTGAAATATTTGAATCTGGAGAAGCTCACCCCAGCGGCGACCTTGCGCTCATATCCGCGAGCCAAATTCGTGCAGGCCACCCCGATCGAGGTGGAAGAATACGGCTCCTTTTTCCTAGAAGGGGATAATTCGCGCGAGCAGCTGATCCTGGAATGGGAAAAGATCATCCGGCAGATGGGGCTGGTGATCAACGAACGCGAGGAAGTGGTAGAAGTGCGCACCGAGCCAGATTTTTTCCGCCTGCGCACGCGCCGCGGCAACACTTATCAGGCGCGCTTTGTGGTTCTGGCAATCGGTGTGCGCGGCAATCCGCGCCGCCTCAACCTCCCGGGCGAAGAGGTCGCCGGGCGCGTGCACTACAATCTAATCGAGCCTGCCGAGTTTACCCAACAGCATATTCTGGTGGTGGGCGGCGGCAACGGCGGAGCGGAAGTGGCGCAAGCGCTCGCCGACCCCAAACTGGGCAACACGGTGAGCTACTCCTTCCGCTCGCCGGCCTTGAGCAACGTCACTCCATTCAATGCCGAGCGGATAGCCGCGCTGCGCGCCAGTGGGCGCATAGCGCTTTATCCCGGCACTGTTTTGGTGGCTATCGAAAGCGGCCGAGCGGTAATGGAGCGAACGGGGACAGGCCGCGCGGAGCCGATAAGCCTCAAAAATGACGTGATTTTCGCCATGCTCGGAGCCGAATTGCCCATCAGCTTCTTCCGCGCCATTGGCATCAAGCTGGCCCCGCGCGGCCGCTGA
- a CDS encoding SagB/ThcOx family dehydrogenase — protein sequence MASDRTAAARAYHELTAHSYTSVRSDGHILDWDNKPFPFKIYPQSGLALPRDLHLSTRPTLATLAQGEIEPGRHLSLAGLTRVLYCAAGLTHHRRVGMEVYHFRAAASAGALYPIELYLASGSALKEELEPGLYHFAPADLTLRGLRRGDWREAIARAAAMHPGLAQAEAIIILSAMFWRSTWKYRARAYRYCYWDAGTIIANLQAAATAEQVRVQLLVNFVDRELELLLGVDGEREGVLALIGLGVGPVAPPSPDLGPLALETVPLSLQEVQYPELVAMHKASKLLTYDEVAALAAHYRPTPAPALPSSNLPNLGLGATLAARGSTRVFSPAGLPLAELQAILAASAVHLGSDFPPLSSSYLIVNAIDGIEPGSYHYDGSSGKLELLKAGNFRQQARYLCLEQALGGDAAALLIWMGSWEKIAELGDRGYRAAQLEAGIAAGRAYLAAYSLGRGASGLTFYDDDTTAFLSPHAASKIALLMLAIGVPA from the coding sequence ATGGCATCCGATCGGACGGCCGCCGCGCGCGCCTATCATGAACTGACCGCGCATTCGTACACTAGCGTACGCAGTGATGGGCATATCTTGGACTGGGATAACAAGCCCTTCCCTTTCAAAATTTATCCTCAGTCAGGGCTGGCCCTGCCGCGTGACTTGCATCTCTCCACCCGGCCAACCCTGGCGACCCTAGCACAGGGCGAAATTGAACCGGGTCGCCATCTGAGCCTGGCCGGGCTGACCCGGGTCCTTTATTGTGCCGCCGGCCTCACCCACCATCGCCGGGTGGGGATGGAGGTCTATCATTTTCGCGCCGCGGCTTCCGCCGGGGCGCTTTACCCAATTGAGCTTTATCTGGCCAGCGGCAGCGCTTTAAAAGAAGAGTTGGAACCGGGTCTTTACCATTTCGCCCCCGCCGATCTCACCCTGCGCGGGCTGCGCCGAGGCGACTGGCGCGAAGCCATCGCGCGCGCGGCCGCAATGCATCCCGGATTGGCGCAGGCTGAAGCAATAATCATCTTGAGCGCGATGTTCTGGCGCAGCACCTGGAAGTATCGCGCGCGCGCCTATCGCTATTGTTACTGGGATGCCGGCACGATAATCGCTAACTTGCAGGCCGCGGCCACCGCCGAGCAGGTTCGGGTCCAACTCCTGGTCAATTTTGTCGATCGCGAGCTGGAGCTGCTGCTTGGGGTGGATGGCGAGCGTGAAGGAGTGCTTGCATTGATTGGGCTGGGGGTGGGCCCAGTGGCCCCACCCTCCCCGGACTTGGGGCCGCTGGCGCTGGAAACCGTGCCCTTGTCGCTGCAAGAGGTTCAATACCCCGAACTGGTGGCGATGCATAAGGCGTCGAAGTTGCTGACCTATGACGAGGTAGCCGCGCTTGCCGCGCACTACCGTCCCACGCCAGCACCAGCGCTGCCTTCCTCGAATCTGCCCAATCTAGGGTTGGGCGCCACGCTTGCGGCGCGTGGCTCGACCCGCGTGTTCTCGCCCGCGGGACTGCCGCTGGCCGAATTGCAGGCGATTTTGGCGGCCAGCGCAGTTCATCTCGGCAGTGATTTTCCGCCATTGAGTTCCAGCTACCTGATCGTCAATGCTATCGATGGGATCGAGCCAGGGAGCTATCATTACGACGGCTCAAGCGGCAAGCTCGAATTGCTTAAAGCTGGTAATTTTCGTCAGCAAGCGCGCTATTTATGCCTGGAGCAGGCTTTAGGTGGTGACGCCGCGGCGTTACTGATCTGGATGGGGTCTTGGGAGAAAATCGCCGAACTGGGCGACCGCGGCTACCGTGCGGCGCAACTCGAAGCTGGCATCGCGGCAGGACGAGCCTATCTGGCCGCCTACAGCCTGGGGCGCGGCGCCAGCGGTTTGACGTTTTACGATGACGACACCACCGCCTTCCTAAGTCCGCATGCAGCAAGCAAAATAGCCTTGTTGATGTTAGCAATAGGAGTACCGGCGTGA
- a CDS encoding APC family permease, which translates to MAEKSEAKMVPTLGLTGVTVNAMALIAPGAFLWITFVVQAGYSFPSGMAMWAGIFAALLLAYATAISYSELAKLYPGAGSSYLFAEQAFLNQTRAYKFARIAKFVIGWASHLYYWVYPGAMVATMGIMAGYIVGNVIPSSINAAIPGPVFMALIAIIFAYAVAYIAYRGVSGSTNVAIAINAIQITALLIFSALAIAYRVGHPDGSTGMALDGTSKVLHYAFSGSAPAHPSAFSVIAPHSFNWVMLQATIAIFLLVGFESVTSLGEEAINPKRDIPRGVLLSLTIQGLFCYLIEYFAANYFMNSLYSLNDAKGSAAPIGDMMTIIGNTLLGGHGQAFMFIEAITVFLALIGTTLSCINTGARVTYAMGRDEEVPEHFGLLHGENLTPHRAIWTLATISAVLGAYAALYYFAGGSAPDDKTIATLPHNLWYAIGMSSNAYLSALPNGLALVTLVSNFGTFVLYGLTNIICIVAFREHHEFNGLKHMVIPIFGALANFACMAFYIIGPIEGLGSVKEPLMAVAIAVIWGIYGAFYFLRNSKKKGRSTLVMARTA; encoded by the coding sequence ATGGCCGAAAAGTCCGAAGCTAAGATGGTACCCACGCTGGGGTTAACCGGAGTCACGGTCAACGCCATGGCTTTGATCGCACCGGGGGCCTTCCTGTGGATCACGTTCGTGGTCCAGGCGGGTTATTCCTTTCCCTCGGGAATGGCGATGTGGGCCGGAATCTTCGCGGCTCTGCTGCTGGCGTACGCAACGGCGATCTCCTACTCGGAGTTGGCCAAGCTCTACCCCGGCGCGGGCAGTTCCTATCTGTTCGCCGAACAAGCATTCCTCAACCAGACTCGGGCCTATAAGTTCGCGCGCATCGCCAAATTCGTCATCGGCTGGGCCTCACATCTGTACTATTGGGTCTATCCGGGCGCGATGGTGGCGACGATGGGGATCATGGCCGGCTATATCGTTGGCAATGTTATCCCCAGTTCGATCAACGCGGCGATTCCGGGCCCAGTGTTCATGGCGCTCATCGCGATCATCTTCGCCTATGCGGTCGCCTATATCGCCTATCGCGGAGTTTCGGGCTCGACCAATGTGGCGATCGCGATTAACGCCATTCAAATCACCGCCCTGCTGATCTTCTCGGCCTTGGCGATCGCCTACCGGGTCGGCCATCCCGACGGCTCGACCGGGATGGCGTTGGATGGCACTAGCAAAGTGCTGCATTATGCCTTCAGCGGCAGCGCCCCGGCCCATCCCAGCGCCTTTTCCGTCATCGCTCCGCACAGCTTCAACTGGGTGATGCTGCAGGCGACGATCGCTATCTTTTTGCTGGTCGGTTTTGAATCGGTAACCTCGCTGGGCGAAGAAGCGATCAACCCCAAGCGGGACATTCCGCGCGGTGTATTACTTTCGCTCACTATACAGGGGTTGTTTTGCTACTTAATCGAGTACTTTGCCGCCAACTATTTCATGAACAGCCTTTACAGTCTCAACGACGCCAAGGGTTCGGCAGCGCCGATTGGCGACATGATGACGATTATCGGCAACACATTGCTGGGCGGCCATGGTCAGGCCTTCATGTTCATCGAGGCGATCACCGTGTTCCTGGCCTTGATCGGCACGACTTTGAGCTGCATCAACACCGGTGCCCGCGTGACCTACGCGATGGGTCGAGACGAAGAAGTGCCGGAACACTTTGGCCTGCTGCACGGTGAAAATCTTACCCCGCATCGCGCGATCTGGACTTTGGCCACCATCTCGGCAGTGCTGGGCGCCTACGCCGCGCTGTATTACTTCGCCGGTGGCTCAGCGCCCGACGACAAGACCATCGCGACCCTGCCCCATAACCTGTGGTACGCGATTGGGATGAGCTCCAACGCTTACCTCTCGGCACTACCTAACGGTTTGGCCCTGGTCACTTTGGTTTCCAACTTTGGCACCTTCGTCCTGTACGGCCTAACCAACATAATCTGTATCGTCGCCTTCCGCGAGCATCACGAATTCAACGGGCTCAAACACATGGTCATTCCGATCTTCGGCGCGTTAGCCAACTTTGCCTGCATGGCCTTCTACATCATCGGACCGATCGAGGGGTTGGGAAGCGTCAAGGAGCCCTTGATGGCGGTAGCGATCGCGGTCATCTGGGGTATCTATGGCGCCTTCTATTTCCTGCGTAATTCCAAGAAGAAGGGGCGCTCGACCTTGGTGATGGCGAGAACCGCCTAG
- a CDS encoding protein phosphatase 2C domain-containing protein encodes MGREETALNPQAGAAHFELAALTDIGTDRPNNEDACGVWQAGPDECLMVVADGVGGYEGGEIASQMAVEISIAAYRDGDPQVAVAKRLLRAVQRANIEIYNRRLTVPELGRMATTVTAAVLCEGMLYAAHVGDCRLYLVRAGKIRQLTKDHTMIGERVRLGLMSAQEARMHPERNALSRCLGHELIVSIDRLTIPLVRGDQVLLCSDGVHGTLAERDLMQLIHDQPPLMACRRLIEEANLRGAADNVTAAVMAVHQGCSSPAPAGFWARVRGLWERRG; translated from the coding sequence GTGGGCAGGGAGGAAACAGCGCTGAACCCGCAAGCAGGCGCGGCCCACTTCGAGCTGGCTGCACTTACCGATATCGGCACTGATAGGCCTAATAATGAAGATGCCTGCGGGGTGTGGCAGGCGGGGCCGGACGAGTGTCTGATGGTAGTGGCAGACGGAGTGGGTGGCTATGAAGGCGGCGAAATCGCCAGCCAGATGGCGGTGGAAATCAGCATCGCGGCCTATCGCGACGGCGATCCCCAGGTGGCGGTGGCCAAACGTCTGCTGCGCGCGGTGCAACGCGCCAACATCGAAATCTACAACCGTCGCCTGACCGTGCCCGAACTGGGCCGCATGGCCACCACCGTGACCGCCGCGGTACTCTGCGAAGGCATGCTCTACGCGGCCCACGTCGGCGACTGCCGGCTGTACCTGGTTCGCGCCGGCAAAATTCGCCAGCTGACCAAAGACCACACCATGATCGGCGAACGCGTGCGCCTCGGACTGATGAGCGCGCAGGAGGCACGGATGCATCCCGAGCGCAACGCGCTCAGCCGATGCCTGGGACACGAGTTGATTGTCTCCATCGATCGGCTGACAATCCCGCTGGTCCGTGGCGACCAGGTGCTGCTGTGCAGCGACGGTGTGCACGGCACTCTGGCCGAGCGCGACTTGATGCAGCTCATCCACGACCAGCCGCCGCTAATGGCCTGTCGGCGCCTAATCGAGGAGGCCAATCTGCGCGGTGCGGCAGACAACGTCACCGCCGCCGTGATGGCAGTCCATCAGGGTTGCTCCAGCCCAGCCCCGGCGGGCTTTTGGGCGCGAGTGCGAGGGCTGTGGGAGCGACGTGGTTGA
- a CDS encoding serine/threonine-protein kinase: MVREVSVGQQLDQYRVIELIARSGMASILKAIDEDSGQIVALKVPYPQFESDVVFYERFRREEAIGQRLRHPNIIRVFTPRRKSRMYIAMEYIEGQALRALLRGGRPLVNEQALDYARQLGSALVYMHSQGVVHRDLKPENLLINEQGQIKIMDFGIALDESARRLTWAGLSSTIGTPDYMAPEQISGRRGDARTDIYALGTILYEMLTGHLPYSGPNVYAVMKAKSGEDPQPPSHWNPELDPKLEEIVLHAIERLPRNRYSDAAQMLAELERPEHVRVTGRATQLHPRADWRRLKSYLMTTLFFASLAAILGLLVWLARRYPAAPIHPQSSYRGQTR, encoded by the coding sequence GTGGTGCGCGAGGTCAGCGTTGGTCAGCAGCTGGACCAATATCGGGTCATCGAGCTAATCGCCCGCAGCGGGATGGCGTCGATCCTCAAGGCGATCGATGAGGACAGTGGCCAGATAGTCGCGCTCAAAGTCCCCTATCCCCAGTTCGAATCCGACGTGGTCTTCTATGAGCGCTTCCGCCGCGAGGAAGCGATCGGCCAGCGCTTGCGTCATCCCAACATCATCCGAGTCTTCACCCCCAGGCGCAAAAGCCGGATGTACATCGCGATGGAGTACATCGAGGGACAGGCCCTGCGCGCGCTGTTACGAGGCGGACGGCCGCTGGTAAATGAGCAGGCCTTGGACTATGCCCGCCAGTTGGGCAGCGCGCTCGTCTACATGCATAGCCAGGGCGTGGTGCATCGTGATCTGAAGCCTGAAAACCTGCTTATTAACGAGCAGGGACAGATCAAGATCATGGACTTCGGCATCGCTTTGGACGAAAGCGCGCGCCGCCTGACCTGGGCCGGCCTATCCAGCACGATCGGCACGCCTGATTACATGGCGCCCGAGCAAATCAGCGGACGGCGTGGCGACGCCCGCACCGACATCTACGCCTTGGGTACGATCCTTTATGAGATGCTGACGGGGCACCTGCCCTACAGTGGCCCCAATGTATACGCGGTGATGAAAGCCAAGAGCGGCGAGGATCCGCAGCCACCCAGCCATTGGAACCCCGAGCTGGATCCCAAGCTGGAAGAGATCGTTTTGCATGCAATCGAGCGGCTGCCCCGCAATCGTTATTCTGACGCCGCCCAAATGCTGGCCGAGCTGGAACGGCCCGAGCATGTCCGCGTCACCGGCAGGGCCACCCAACTGCATCCGCGCGCCGATTGGCGCCGCCTCAAGAGCTATCTTATGACCACCCTGTTTTTTGCTTCCTTAGCCGCCATCCTGGGCTTGCTAGTGTGGCTCGCACGACGCTATCCGGCCGCCCCAATCCATCCCCAGAGTTCCTATCGAGGACAAACCCGATGA
- the amt gene encoding ammonium transporter, whose translation MSAWTGRRLGLTAALLVWAAPAHAASGAANPALDLNMAWVLLAGFLVMFMQVGFAMLETGFTRAKNALHTMAMNLIIYPIGIIGFFFTGYALLMGGVSRFPSLETTLLPHRELTLHLFAHPFGLLGLSKFALMGVAGDPGVLAMFLFTAVFMDTAATIPTGAMAERWKFSAFAIYGLFMSMFLYPLYGNWVWGGGWLAQLGANFGLGHGQVDFAGSAVVHLTGGVTALAGTLVLGPRIGRFKRDRVVGAMPGHNLPMALAGTLILAFGWFGFNCGSTLAASDPRIALIAVNTLLASAAGALAALLFAWHRFHKPDVALACNGLLGGLVAITAPCAFVSPPAALLVGLIAGLVVVGTVVVLELHLGVDDPVGAIAVHGGCGLWGALALGLFADGTYGVGWNGVAGPVRGLLFGDSGQLLAQGIGVATNALVIFPLALLFFSIIERTIGNRVAAEVEWSGLDALEMGSEAYPKN comes from the coding sequence ATGAGCGCGTGGACTGGCCGTAGGTTGGGATTAACCGCCGCACTGCTGGTCTGGGCGGCGCCCGCGCACGCCGCCTCTGGCGCGGCCAATCCAGCGCTGGACTTGAATATGGCCTGGGTGCTGCTCGCCGGCTTCCTGGTGATGTTCATGCAGGTCGGCTTTGCGATGCTGGAGACCGGCTTCACGCGGGCCAAGAACGCGCTTCATACCATGGCCATGAACCTGATCATTTATCCAATCGGGATCATCGGCTTCTTCTTCACCGGCTATGCGCTGCTGATGGGCGGTGTGAGCCGGTTCCCTTCGCTGGAAACCACCCTCCTGCCCCATCGCGAGCTTACCTTGCACCTGTTTGCTCATCCCTTCGGGCTGCTGGGGCTGAGCAAGTTTGCCCTGATGGGGGTAGCGGGCGACCCCGGCGTCTTGGCGATGTTTCTGTTCACGGCGGTCTTCATGGACACCGCCGCCACCATACCAACCGGAGCGATGGCGGAGCGCTGGAAGTTTTCCGCCTTTGCCATCTATGGCCTGTTCATGTCGATGTTTCTCTACCCGCTTTATGGCAACTGGGTGTGGGGCGGCGGCTGGCTGGCCCAGTTGGGCGCCAATTTTGGCCTGGGTCACGGGCAAGTGGATTTCGCTGGTTCGGCCGTGGTCCACCTCACGGGCGGAGTGACTGCGTTGGCCGGAACCTTGGTCTTGGGCCCGCGCATTGGGCGCTTCAAACGCGATCGGGTGGTAGGAGCAATGCCCGGGCATAACCTGCCCATGGCGTTAGCGGGCACCCTGATCCTGGCCTTCGGCTGGTTCGGCTTCAATTGCGGCTCAACCCTGGCCGCCAGCGACCCCCGCATCGCGCTGATCGCGGTCAACACGCTACTGGCCAGCGCCGCCGGTGCGCTGGCGGCGTTGTTGTTTGCCTGGCATCGCTTCCACAAGCCCGATGTCGCACTGGCCTGCAACGGGCTGCTGGGCGGCCTGGTTGCGATTACCGCGCCCTGTGCTTTCGTCTCGCCTCCGGCCGCGCTGCTGGTGGGCTTGATTGCGGGCTTGGTCGTGGTGGGCACGGTGGTGGTGCTGGAGTTGCATCTGGGGGTCGATGATCCGGTGGGCGCGATCGCGGTGCATGGCGGCTGCGGGTTGTGGGGCGCGCTTGCCCTGGGGCTGTTCGCCGACGGTACGTACGGCGTCGGTTGGAACGGGGTAGCCGGGCCGGTACGCGGCCTGCTGTTTGGCGATAGCGGTCAGTTACTGGCGCAAGGGATCGGGGTAGCGACCAATGCGCTGGTCATATTCCCGTTAGCCCTGCTGTTTTTTTCGATTATCGAACGCACCATCGGCAACCGGGTCGCGGCGGAAGTGGAATGGTCGGGATTAGACGCGTTAGAGATGGGCAGCGAGGCTTATCCAAAAAATTAA
- a CDS encoding response regulator transcription factor yields the protein MAIRVVLVDDHTLIRQGLGHILHSHEIEVAGEAGTGAEALAAIQATQPDVAIIDVALPDASGVEVAREVRRLSPRTRILMLSIHTEAEFVRRALEAGASGYLLKDAIEEDLVRGVHEVAAGESFFSPRIASMLAAGYRDPSARQPDPLTPRERQVLHGIARGKTTKELANELHLAPSTVETHRRRIMRKLDVHNAASLTLYAIRSGVLPVAAPPRR from the coding sequence ATGGCGATTCGAGTCGTATTGGTCGATGACCATACCCTGATTCGGCAGGGCCTCGGCCACATCTTGCACAGCCATGAGATTGAGGTCGCGGGCGAGGCCGGTACCGGAGCCGAAGCTCTCGCCGCGATTCAGGCCACCCAGCCTGACGTCGCCATTATCGACGTGGCTCTACCCGATGCCAGTGGAGTGGAAGTGGCACGCGAAGTGCGCCGGTTGTCGCCGCGCACCCGCATCTTGATGCTCAGCATCCATACCGAGGCGGAATTCGTACGGCGCGCGCTGGAGGCGGGCGCTTCGGGTTATCTGCTCAAGGACGCGATCGAGGAAGACCTGGTGCGCGGCGTGCATGAAGTGGCGGCGGGAGAAAGCTTTTTCAGCCCACGCATCGCCTCGATGTTGGCCGCCGGCTATCGCGATCCGAGCGCGCGACAACCCGATCCGCTCACTCCCCGCGAGCGCCAGGTACTGCACGGCATCGCGCGCGGCAAGACCACCAAGGAGCTGGCCAACGAACTGCATCTGGCGCCCAGCACGGTGGAGACTCATCGCCGCCGCATCATGCGCAAGCTTGATGTACACAACGCCGCCAGCTTGACTCTGTACGCGATCCGCTCGGGCGTGCTGCCGGTAGCGGCGCCACCCCGTCGTTGA